GGTTGCGGGCAACATCGCCAACGCCGTCCTCGGCGTCACCTCCTGGAGATGGGGAATCGGCATGTTCGCCATCATCTTCCCGGTCGTCGTTGCAcccgtcttcctctgccTGTGGCTTGCTCACCGCCGTGCGAAGCGACACGAAGATCTCGCCGACTACCAGACACCCTTCCAGATGCTCGGCTTCCCCAAGCTCATGGTCTCGCTCTTCTGGCAACTCGACGTCAtctccatcgtcctcgtcatggGCGCTCTCGGCTGTCTCCTCGTCCCGTTCACCCTCGCTGGAGACGGCGCTCAAGCATGGAGCGAACCTCATATCGTTGCTCCAATCGTCATCGGCTTCGTTCTCTTccccatcttcttcttctggcAGACCAAGGCCCCTCATCCCATGCTTCCgtaccacctcctccgcgaccgCGCCGTCTGGGGTCCTCTTTGCATGGGTCTCATGATCAACATGACCTGGTACATGCAAGGCGACTACCTCTACACCGTCACGGTCGTCGCCTTCGACCAgtccatcctctccgccaccCGCATCACCGGTCTCTACACCTTCGTCTCCGTCCTCACCGGCATCATCGCCGGTCtggtcgtcttcttcgtccgccGTCTGAAAcccttcatcttcgccggcACAGTCCTTTACCTCGTCGCGTTCGGCCTGCTCATCCACTACCGCGGCGGCGCCTCGCCGGCCAATCTCTCCGGCTTGATCGGCGCACAAGTCCTCCTCGGCATCGGCGGCGGTCTCTTCCCCTTCCCCGCCCAAGCCTCCATCCAAGCGGCCACCCAACACGAACACGTCGCCATCGTCAccgccctcttcctcgccctctaCAACGTCGGTTCCGCTTTCGGCGGCGCCATCAGCGGTGCCATCTGGCGCCAAACTCTGCCGGGTTCTCTGAACACCAACCTCGCCGCGGTCTCCTCCAATGCCACGGCCATCGCCTCCGCCATGTACGCCAACCCCTTCGTCACCGTCTACGAGTACCCAATCGGTACACCCGAGCGCGAAGCCATCATCTTGTCCTACCGCCACTGTCAGCGTTTGTTGACCATCACCGGTATCTGCCTGTGTGTTCCGCTAGTCATCTTCGGTCTCTGCACCCGCAACCCGAGATTGCCGGACACGCAGTCTATCGCTacggcggagatgtcgagCCAGGAGAACTTGGTCAGTGATGACAAGGGGAATATTTCGAGGGTCGAGAGTGCGCCTGTGCAGAGG
This genomic stretch from Zymoseptoria tritici IPO323 chromosome 10, whole genome shotgun sequence harbors:
- a CDS encoding putative siderophore-dependent iron transporter (Shows sequence similarity to SIT1 and ARN1 of S. cerevisiae and MirA and mirB of E. nidulans. These are Major facilitator superfamily transporters which act with siderophores in iron uptake); this encodes MASQEQYHKGAEAGLADSTHSSDAKGNATPRYSSDDEIILTGKTSPGVRRVEQLSKHITFTDRVFLFITIFVLAYVYTLDNTLRYTYQPYATASYSQHSLLATVAVVRGVAAAAAQPTAAKIADVFGRAELLIVTVVFYLVGSIVETFSNGVHSFAAGAVLFQIGWTLVVLLVEIIIADITSLRARLFFSYIPNAPYLINTWVAGNIANAVLGVTSWRWGIGMFAIIFPVVVAPVFLCLWLAHRRAKRHEDLADYQTPFQMLGFPKLMVSLFWQLDVISIVLVMGALGCLLVPFTLAGDGAQAWSEPHIVAPIVIGFVLFPIFFFWQTKAPHPMLPYHLLRDRAVWGPLCMGLMINMTWYMQGDYLYTVTVVAFDQSILSATRITGLYTFVSVLTGIIAGLVVFFVRRLKPFIFAGTVLYLVAFGLLIHYRGGASPANLSGLIGAQVLLGIGGGLFPFPAQASIQAATQHEHVAIVTALFLALYNVGSAFGGAISGAIWRQTLPGSLNTNLAAVSSNATAIASAMYANPFVTVYEYPIGTPEREAIILSYRHCQRLLTITGICLCVPLVIFGLCTRNPRLPDTQSIATAEMSSQENLVSDDKGNISRVESAPVQRSFGKKVVDFLIK